Proteins from a single region of Papaver somniferum cultivar HN1 unplaced genomic scaffold, ASM357369v1 unplaced-scaffold_70, whole genome shotgun sequence:
- the LOC113344016 gene encoding uncharacterized protein LOC113344016, whose protein sequence is MDFRFRPENRNASSPYFFPPNSHNNNYFTEQAMRAGYFNNGIVRTDFFGNSDPVREAIQREIEKERIREEIIAAELIRKRALEAEVRREMAMERDLGFPLLSNSLHFQRNNHNLNNQVIDTSSRLFSIPLRPEVGSFDRLPFQRHPEAVKITELKPAIPSITGIKRKITAIGVNGFALGSSKKKPQKEWSCALCKVSATSEKGLDAHLQGRKHKAKELGLMRAKGAISLEIEGSGVSKNSDEPDLANASSSSILGHEGKMVPAKKMNDIESVQKDEAANEHKQNDQLQGEKDEDDEAELNMKGVENKDIENSIIFPEKPEGSNINSRCNPIGGKMHIESSMTLPEKPEGSKVNSRCNPVGGKMPAKAMKSENNGEATPLKNQNLEDVKKKFKFWCEHCQIGCRNAINMADHENGKKHMAHIQTLKQDSEDVKLDVGKNVKAVVQKKQKTEDFKKKFKYWCEQCQVGCKSEKTLVNHEKGKKHMARLRVAKQDVDAVQASEANIGKAEAVEVVNQEATENVYGKEDTPATTTTIAAITDATVEMPNEKVMNNIDGEVDKKREALTTTTTITAITATTSEMPEEGVMENVGGDVNEQEALADATTMIPVTDATGETSNEELKERVGEEVKEQEVLDDIRTMPVIADATCEMSNEELMEIVGGKVHNQEALTAGTTTTTITDASFEVANDEGMDFLLLEVNGEGEILN, encoded by the exons ATGGATTTCAGATTTCGACCTGAAAATAGAAATGCTTCGTCTCCATATTTCTTTCCTCCCAATTCCCATAACAATAATTATTTCACTGAACAAGCAATGCGTG CTGGTTATTTCAACAACGGTATCGTAAGAACAGATTTCTTTGGCAATTCAGATCCTGTTAGAGAAGCTATTCAAAGAGAAATTGAAAAAGAAAGAATTCGTGAAGAGATAATTGCAGCTGAACTTATCCGTAAACGTgcattagaagctgaagttagaAGAGAAATGGCTATGGAGAGAGATTTAGGGTTTCCATTACTTTCTAATTCTTTGCATTTTCAGCGTAATAATCATAATCTTAATAATCAAGTCATTGATACTTCTTCTAGGTTATTTTCTATCCCATTACGACCTGAAGTTGGAAGCTTTGACAGGTTACCGTTTCAGCGACATCCTGAAGCGGTTAAAATCACTGAG CTTAAGCCGGCAATCCCTAGCATTACTGGGATCAAGAGAAAAATAACCGCGATTGGAGTTAATGGGTTTGCTTTAGGTAGTTCAAAGAAGAAACCTCAAAAGGAATGGAGCTGCGCTCTCTGTAAGGTAAGTGCCACAAGTGAGAAGGGTCTGGACGCCCACCTACAAGGTAGAAAACACAAGGCCAAAGAACTAGGACTGATGAGAGCAAAAGGAGCAATCAGTTTGGAGATTGAAGGTTCTGGTGTATCGAAGAACAGTGATGAACCAGACCTTGCAAATGCCAGTAGCAGTTCAATACTAGGTCACGAGGGGAAAATGGTTCCAGCGAAGAAGATGAATGACATAGAATCAGTGCAGAAAGACGAGGCTGCAAATGAGCATAAGCAGAATGACCAACTCCAAGGTGAGAAAGATGAAGACGACGAGGCCGAACTGAATATGAAGGGAGTGGAGAACAAGGATATTGAGAACTCCATTATATTTCCAGAGAAGCCAGAAGGATCAAACATCAATAGTAGGTGTAATCCAATTGGCGGTAAAATGCACATAGAGAGCTCCATGACATTGCCAGAGAAGCCAGAGGGGTCAAAGGTTAATAGCAGGTGTAATCCAGTTGGTGGGAAAATGCCAGCGAAAGCTATGAAGTCAGAGAACAATGGGGAAGCAACACCGCTGAAAAATCAGAATCTTGAAGATgtaaagaaaaaatttaaattcTGGTGCGAGCATTGTCAAATAGGGTGCCGGAATGCAATTAATATGGCTGATCATGAAAACGGAAAAAAACACATGGCTCATATTCAGACATTAAAGCAAGATAGTGAGGATGTGAAACTGGACGTTGGGAAAAATGTGAAGGCAGTGGTGCAGAAAAAGCAAAAGACAGAAGATTTCAAGAAAAAGTTCAAATATTGGTGTGAACAATGCCAGGTAGGGTGCAAAAGTGAGAAAACGTTGGTCAATCATGAGAAGGGCAAAAAACACATGGCTCGACTGCGGGTTGCAAAGCAAGATGTTGACGCTGTTCAAGCCTCTGAGGCTAATATTGGCAAAGCAGAAGCAGTTGAAGTTGTAAATCAGGAGGCAACAGAAAACGTTTATGGGAAAGAGGACACTCCagccaccaccacaaccatcGCCGCGATTACTGATGCTACTGTTGAAATGCCAAATGAGAAAGTGATGAACAATATTGATGGGGAAGTTGACAAAAAAAGAGAGGCTTTAACGACCACCACAACCATCACCGCCATAACTGCTACTACTAGTGAAATGCCAGAAGAGGGGGTAATGGAAAACGTTGGTGGGGATGTAAATGAACAAGAGGCTTTAGCCGATGCCACAACCATGATACCTGTTACTGATGCTACTGGTGAAACGTCAAATGAGGAACTGAAGGAAAGAGTTGGTGAGGAAGTAAAGGAACAAGAGGTTCTTGATGACATCAGAACAATGCCCGTCATTGCTGATGCAACTTGTGAAATGTCAAATGAGGAATTGATGGAAATTGTCGGAGGGAAAGTACATAACCAGGAGGCTTTAACCGCcggtaccaccaccaccaccattactgaTGCTAGTTTTGAAGTGGCAAATGATGAAGGGATGGACTTTCTTCTTCTGGAAGTAAATGGAGAAGGGGAAATTTTGAATTGA